In the Colletotrichum higginsianum IMI 349063 chromosome 7 map unlocalized unitig_7, whole genome shotgun sequence genome, one interval contains:
- a CDS encoding Serine threonine-protein kinase — protein sequence MAPQITSWEELLWVSEEVDEDTGDFQYTMFATVEDDMIYYGQLNKPKVEISFQHAADSLVRIPDEEIFPRWPQGLTLTKAPEELPPDVFVKRPRLALYDIFLKHNVVHLLPKELAEEAEAMEVLGSQPHPNIVGYLGCHVRRGYITGLVLDRHPHDLKSYLKSGHIIPNKELFMESLESAIHHLHSLGWAHNDLNPTNVLVAKDSRPILVDFGSARRIGEKLSTSRGTKGWIDCEMKDYTTSEMRHDTSALTKFRTWLDNPIFEE from the coding sequence ATGGCGCCACAGATTACCAGTTGGGAGGAATTGCTTTGGGTTTCTGAAGAAGTCGATGAGGACACCGGAGACTTCCAATACACCATGTTCGCAACGGTGGAAGACGACATGATATACTACGGCCAGTTGAACAAGCCAAAGGTGGAAATTTCATTCCAGCATGCTGCCGACTCCCTTGTTCGAATTCCTGACGAGGAAATCTTTCCCCGGTGGCCCCAAGGCCTCACTCTCACCAAAGCTCCTGAGGAGCTCCCGCCTGATGTTTTCGTCAAGCGGCCCAGGCTAGCGCTGTACGATATCTTTTTAAAGCATAACGTCGTGCATCTTCTCCCCAAGGAATTGGCGGAAGAGGCAGAAGCAATGGAAGTGCTGGGTAGCCAACCTCACCCAAACATCGTTGGATACCTTGGTTGCCATGTGCGACGGGGCTATATCACTGGACTCGTGCTCGACCGACACCCCCACGACTTGAAGAGCTACCTAAAGAGCGGTCACATCATCCCAAACAAAGAGCTCTTCATGGAATCACTAGAGTCGGCAATTCATCATTTACACTCGCTCGGCTGGGCCCATAACGACCTCAACCCCACAAATGTCCTCGTGGCAAAGGATAGTAGACCCATTCTGGTCGACTTTGGCTCGGCTCGTAGGATTGGGGAGAAGTTATCGACTAGCCGAGGTACGAAAGGTTGGATTGATTGCGAGATGAAGGACTATACGACGTCAGAAATGCGACATGACACTTCAGCTCTCACCAAGTTTCGTACGTGGCTAGATAACCCAATATTTGAGGAGTGA